In Labrys wisconsinensis, a single genomic region encodes these proteins:
- a CDS encoding hydantoinase B/oxoprolinase family protein gives MTDTAAILDGSRLAVLTARFEGIARKMANTLHRTGRSGILTIARDFSCVVLTAEHELLATAESLPIHVLRGPDVMARTMAENHPVLRRGDAFLHNSPYHGCTHPADHSILVPVIDDAGVHRFTVLAKAHQADCGNALPTTYMGAARDVYAEGALIFPAVKIQEDYAHNMDIVRMCRLRIRVPDQWWGDYLATLGAARVGEREILALGREIGWDVLAAYTRQWFDYSEKRMADVIRAMPAGRVTRTSTHDPFPGTAAEGVTIKATVAVKPAEALIEVDMTDNPDSLPNGLNLSEATALSAPMVGIFNSIDHTVPKNAGSFRRIRVHLREGCVVGRPRHPTSCSVATTNIADRVANPVQCAIAELADGLGQAETGALIPPSCGVVSGVHHGVPYVNEVYLGCTGGAGTPFTDGWLTILHVGNAGMCYQDSIEIDELRHPIFVHARRLMPDTEGAGRFRGALGAYSEFSPTEGEMTVAYVSDGNVNAAAGVRGGLSGALSAQFRRRADGSLEPVPACAEVVIAADEAMVSISCGGGGYGRPHERDPERVAHDVREGWIDRARAEAVYGVALAADLTVDPAATQRLRAGAER, from the coding sequence ATGACCGATACGGCTGCGATTCTCGACGGCTCGCGCCTCGCCGTCCTCACCGCCCGCTTCGAGGGCATCGCCCGCAAGATGGCCAACACGCTGCACCGGACCGGCCGCTCCGGCATCCTCACCATCGCGCGGGACTTCTCCTGCGTGGTGCTGACCGCCGAGCACGAATTGCTCGCCACTGCCGAGAGCCTGCCGATCCACGTGCTGCGCGGGCCGGACGTCATGGCCCGCACCATGGCGGAGAACCATCCGGTGCTGCGGCGGGGCGACGCCTTCCTGCACAATTCGCCCTATCACGGCTGCACCCACCCGGCCGACCATTCCATCCTGGTGCCGGTCATCGACGATGCCGGCGTCCACCGCTTCACCGTGCTGGCCAAGGCGCACCAGGCCGATTGCGGCAATGCCCTGCCCACCACCTATATGGGCGCGGCCCGCGACGTCTATGCCGAGGGCGCGCTGATCTTCCCCGCGGTGAAGATCCAGGAGGACTATGCGCACAACATGGACATCGTGCGCATGTGCCGGTTGCGCATCCGCGTGCCGGACCAGTGGTGGGGCGACTACCTCGCCACGCTCGGCGCCGCCCGGGTCGGCGAGCGCGAGATCCTGGCGCTCGGCCGCGAGATCGGCTGGGACGTGCTCGCCGCCTACACGCGCCAATGGTTCGACTACAGCGAGAAGCGCATGGCGGACGTCATCCGGGCCATGCCGGCGGGCCGGGTGACCCGCACCAGCACCCACGACCCCTTTCCGGGCACGGCAGCCGAGGGCGTGACGATCAAGGCGACCGTCGCGGTGAAGCCGGCGGAGGCGCTGATCGAGGTCGACATGACCGACAATCCGGATTCGCTGCCCAACGGCCTCAATCTGTCGGAAGCCACCGCCCTGTCGGCGCCGATGGTCGGCATCTTCAACTCGATCGACCATACCGTGCCGAAGAATGCCGGCTCGTTCCGGCGCATCCGCGTGCATCTGCGCGAAGGCTGCGTGGTCGGCCGCCCGCGCCACCCGACCTCCTGCTCGGTGGCGACGACCAACATCGCCGACCGCGTCGCCAACCCGGTGCAATGCGCCATCGCCGAGCTCGCCGACGGCCTGGGCCAGGCGGAGACGGGCGCGCTGATCCCGCCCTCCTGCGGCGTCGTCTCCGGCGTCCATCACGGCGTGCCCTATGTCAACGAGGTCTATCTCGGCTGCACCGGCGGGGCGGGCACGCCCTTCACCGACGGCTGGCTGACCATCCTGCATGTCGGCAATGCCGGCATGTGCTACCAGGATTCGATCGAGATCGACGAGCTGCGCCACCCGATCTTCGTGCATGCGCGGCGGCTGATGCCGGACACCGAGGGCGCCGGGCGATTCCGCGGCGCGCTCGGCGCCTATTCCGAGTTTTCGCCGACCGAGGGCGAGATGACGGTGGCCTATGTCAGCGACGGCAATGTCAACGCGGCCGCGGGCGTGCGCGGCGGCCTCTCCGGCGCGCTCTCGGCGCAGTTCCGCCGCCGCGCCGACGGCTCGCTCGAGCCGGTGCCGGCCTGCGCCGAGGTGGTGATCGCCGCGGACGAGGCCATGGTCTCGATCAGCTGCGGGGGCGGCGGCTATGGCCGTCCGCACGAGCGCGACCCCGAGCGCGTCGCCCACGACGTGCGCGAGGGCTGGATCGATCGCGCGCGGGCCGAGGCCGTCTACGGCGTGGCGCTCGCGGCCGACCTCACGGTCGACCCCGCCGCCACGCAGCGGCTGCGCGCCGGCGCCGAGCGGTGA
- a CDS encoding aspartate ammonia-lyase: protein MNAMESTNPDLGSRIETDALGALELPADSLVGIQTRRAVGNFAISGLPIRQHPDLIRALAMVKRAAATANLRLGLLDERVGAAIIAACDAVIAGAHHEAFVVDVFQGGAGTSTNMNMNEVIANLALDRLGAPRGSYDIVSPHDHVNRSQSTNDVYPTAARLSLLFAHERFAADLSGLAQAFRAKAALFQGVRKLGRTQLQDAVAMTVGQEFGAFATALQEDVARSAEIARLFLEINLGGTAIGTGLNAPPAYAGIAIAALSKLSGFEMRAAENLIEASWDMGAFVLFSGMLKRTAVKLSKIANDLRLLGSGPRGGLGEIRLPALQPGSSMMPGKVNPVLPEVVSQVCFQVIGNDLAVTLAAEAGQLQLNAMEPLIVHDLHQGLALLSSTMRAFSRLCVEGIEVDGAKCDEHLNRSLSSATSLVPLIGYEKAAELAKRALAEGRTIEDLAAAELGVPSR, encoded by the coding sequence GTGAACGCGATGGAGTCCACGAACCCCGATCTCGGGTCGCGCATCGAGACCGATGCGCTCGGTGCGCTGGAGCTGCCGGCGGACAGTCTCGTCGGCATTCAGACCCGGCGGGCGGTCGGCAACTTTGCGATCTCCGGCTTGCCGATCCGCCAGCATCCCGATCTCATCCGCGCTCTCGCCATGGTGAAGCGCGCCGCCGCGACCGCCAATCTGCGCCTCGGGCTGCTGGACGAGAGGGTGGGGGCGGCCATCATCGCCGCCTGCGACGCCGTCATCGCCGGGGCCCATCACGAAGCCTTCGTCGTCGACGTCTTCCAGGGCGGCGCCGGCACGTCGACCAACATGAACATGAACGAGGTGATCGCCAATCTGGCGCTCGACCGGCTCGGCGCGCCGCGCGGCTCCTACGACATCGTCAGTCCGCACGATCACGTCAATCGCTCGCAATCCACCAACGACGTCTACCCCACCGCCGCCCGCCTCTCCCTGCTCTTCGCCCACGAGCGGTTCGCTGCCGATCTGTCCGGGCTGGCGCAGGCGTTCCGCGCGAAGGCCGCGCTGTTCCAGGGCGTGCGCAAGCTCGGCCGCACCCAGCTCCAGGATGCCGTGGCCATGACCGTCGGACAGGAGTTCGGTGCGTTCGCAACCGCGCTGCAGGAGGACGTGGCGCGAAGCGCAGAGATCGCGCGGCTCTTCCTGGAGATCAATCTCGGCGGCACCGCGATCGGAACCGGCCTCAACGCACCCCCTGCCTATGCCGGGATCGCGATTGCGGCGCTGTCGAAGCTCAGCGGTTTCGAGATGCGGGCGGCCGAGAACCTGATCGAAGCCAGCTGGGACATGGGCGCCTTCGTCCTGTTCTCCGGGATGCTGAAGCGAACCGCGGTCAAGCTCTCGAAGATCGCCAACGATCTGCGGTTGCTCGGCAGCGGTCCTCGCGGCGGGCTGGGCGAGATCCGGCTGCCGGCGCTGCAGCCGGGCTCCTCCATGATGCCGGGCAAGGTCAATCCCGTGCTGCCGGAGGTCGTCAGCCAGGTCTGCTTCCAGGTTATCGGCAACGACCTCGCGGTCACCCTCGCGGCGGAAGCCGGCCAGCTGCAGCTCAACGCCATGGAGCCCCTGATCGTCCATGATCTGCACCAGGGCCTGGCGCTGCTCTCGTCCACCATGCGCGCCTTCTCCCGCCTGTGCGTCGAGGGAATCGAGGTGGACGGCGCCAAGTGCGACGAGCACCTGAACCGCAGCCTGTCGTCGGCGACCTCTCTCGTTCCGCTGATCGGCTATGAGAAGGCCGCCGAGCTCGCCAAGCGAGCCCTCGCGGAGGGCAGGACCATCGAGGACCTCGCGGCCGCCGAGCTCGGCGTCCCGTCGCGGTGA
- a CDS encoding 2-keto-4-pentenoate hydratase, giving the protein MSHALSDGAIERAAMILASARHDHRTVALPPDVRPGTVEEAYAIQDRLAARLGWETGGWFCGCTNEAIQRQLGLSEPYCARVFRHLVFPDAAIVDTAAFPPIVIECEFAFVLGRDLPARPEPYSQAEVEAAVAAVRPAIEVVAGHLEDWQSQPPCSIIADNGVDGALVCGPSTPWPAHDLSRVAVELLVDGRTVQSGTGANVMGNPIHALVWLANAQRRRGYGLRAGHVHNTGTATLMQPVGPGQTAVARFGPLGQVTASFR; this is encoded by the coding sequence ATGAGCCATGCCTTGAGCGACGGCGCCATCGAGCGCGCCGCCATGATCCTCGCCTCGGCGCGGCACGATCACCGCACCGTCGCCTTGCCGCCGGACGTGCGGCCGGGCACGGTCGAGGAGGCCTATGCCATCCAGGACCGGCTCGCGGCCCGGCTGGGGTGGGAGACGGGCGGGTGGTTCTGCGGCTGCACCAACGAGGCGATCCAGCGCCAGCTCGGCCTGAGCGAGCCCTATTGCGCCCGCGTCTTCAGGCACCTGGTGTTCCCGGACGCGGCGATCGTCGACACCGCTGCGTTTCCGCCGATCGTGATCGAGTGCGAGTTCGCGTTCGTGCTGGGACGGGACCTGCCGGCGCGGCCGGAACCTTATTCGCAGGCGGAGGTCGAGGCCGCCGTCGCCGCCGTGCGTCCGGCCATCGAGGTCGTCGCCGGCCATCTGGAGGACTGGCAGAGCCAGCCGCCCTGCTCGATCATCGCCGACAACGGCGTCGATGGCGCGCTCGTCTGCGGGCCCTCGACGCCCTGGCCGGCGCACGATCTCTCCCGTGTCGCGGTCGAGCTTCTCGTCGACGGCCGGACGGTTCAATCCGGCACGGGCGCGAACGTGATGGGAAATCCCATCCATGCCCTGGTCTGGCTCGCCAACGCGCAGCGGCGGCGCGGATACGGACTGCGCGCCGGACATGTCCACAACACCGGCACCGCCACGCTCATGCAGCCGGTCGGCCCCGGCCAGACGGCCGTTGCCCGCTTCGGCCCGCTCGGGCAGGTCACGGCGTCGTTCCGGTGA
- a CDS encoding sigma factor-like helix-turn-helix DNA-binding protein, whose translation MSRQEEIATRRLRRLARALVHDSESADALVLETLAIVEGHSATILELFAVLVAQRRARDAELAYRMPRSQHVAHPQPDILRALEQLSLAEREVLALALVEQMPYEDAAAVLKMSTDVFVKRLTQAREALARVADGERRVVLRLVK comes from the coding sequence ATGAGCCGGCAAGAGGAAATCGCCACGCGCCGTCTGCGGCGGCTGGCGCGCGCTCTTGTGCATGATTCGGAAAGCGCCGACGCGCTGGTGCTCGAAACATTGGCGATCGTCGAAGGCCATTCCGCCACGATCCTGGAATTGTTCGCGGTGCTGGTCGCCCAGCGCCGGGCCCGCGATGCCGAGTTGGCGTACCGGATGCCGCGCTCCCAGCACGTGGCCCATCCGCAGCCCGATATCCTGCGCGCCCTGGAGCAGCTCTCGCTGGCCGAGCGCGAGGTGCTGGCGCTCGCCCTGGTCGAGCAGATGCCTTACGAGGACGCGGCGGCGGTGCTGAAAATGTCGACCGACGTGTTCGTCAAGCGCCTGACGCAGGCGCGCGAAGCGCTGGCCCGCGTCGCCGACGGCGAGCGGCGGGTGGTGCTGCGGCTGGTGAAGTGA
- the ribB gene encoding 3,4-dihydroxy-2-butanone-4-phosphate synthase yields MKLDTWLRNNGTPRSAFAKTVGLSPASITALCNDADAWISRESAERIASATGGQVTPNDFLGLASRPASEIAMSMHKIQAAIEAFARGEIVVVTDDDDRENEGDLIIAATHCTPEKLAFIIRNTCGIVCAPLTADEAKRLRLDPMVSQNDAPLGTAFTVSIDVKHGLTTGISAEQRSNTIRALANGNMGAGDFVRPGHIFPLIAKDGGVLIRSGHTEAAVDLCRLAGLPPVAAICELANDDGTVKRGPEVAAFAEQHGLQTVSIADLIAYRQAREKLVERIATFTLDSEIGPLTAHAYTTPFDSVHHLAFVYGRVGDGENVPTRLHRADVVGDVFGGGATIRAALARFKEAGRGVIVYLRDGAVGVPTMPHGGEAGSEALRSQQWREVGLGAQILRDLGISSIRLLSTKARTYVGLAGFGIEIKDTETV; encoded by the coding sequence ATGAAGCTCGACACCTGGCTCCGCAACAACGGCACGCCGCGCAGCGCCTTCGCCAAGACGGTGGGCCTGTCGCCGGCCAGCATCACCGCGCTGTGCAACGACGCCGATGCCTGGATCTCGCGCGAAAGCGCGGAGAGGATCGCCTCTGCGACCGGCGGCCAGGTGACCCCCAACGACTTTCTCGGGCTCGCCTCCCGCCCCGCTTCGGAGATCGCCATGTCGATGCACAAGATCCAGGCCGCGATCGAGGCCTTCGCCCGCGGCGAGATCGTGGTGGTGACCGATGACGACGATCGCGAGAACGAGGGCGACCTGATCATCGCGGCGACCCATTGCACGCCGGAAAAGCTCGCCTTCATCATCCGCAACACCTGCGGCATCGTCTGCGCGCCGCTGACGGCGGACGAGGCCAAGCGCCTGCGCCTCGACCCGATGGTGTCGCAGAACGATGCGCCACTCGGCACCGCCTTCACCGTCTCGATCGACGTCAAGCACGGCCTCACCACCGGCATCTCGGCCGAGCAGCGCTCCAACACCATCCGGGCGCTGGCCAACGGCAACATGGGCGCCGGCGACTTCGTGCGGCCGGGCCATATCTTCCCGCTGATCGCCAAGGACGGCGGCGTGCTGATCCGCTCCGGCCATACCGAGGCGGCGGTCGACCTGTGCCGCCTCGCCGGCCTGCCGCCGGTGGCGGCGATCTGCGAGCTCGCCAATGACGACGGCACGGTGAAGCGCGGACCGGAAGTGGCGGCCTTCGCCGAGCAGCACGGCCTGCAGACCGTGTCGATCGCCGACCTCATCGCCTATCGCCAGGCCCGCGAGAAGCTGGTCGAGCGCATCGCCACCTTCACGCTCGACAGCGAGATCGGTCCGCTGACGGCGCATGCCTACACCACGCCCTTCGACAGCGTGCACCACCTCGCCTTCGTCTATGGCCGCGTCGGCGACGGCGAGAACGTGCCGACCCGCCTGCATCGGGCCGACGTGGTCGGCGACGTCTTCGGCGGCGGCGCCACCATCCGCGCCGCGCTGGCGCGGTTCAAGGAGGCCGGACGCGGCGTCATCGTCTATCTCCGCGACGGCGCCGTCGGCGTGCCGACGATGCCGCACGGCGGCGAGGCGGGCTCGGAAGCGCTGCGCAGCCAGCAATGGCGCGAAGTCGGGCTCGGTGCCCAGATCCTGCGCGATCTCGGCATCTCCTCGATCCGCCTCCTGTCGACCAAGGCGCGCACCTATGTCGGCCTCGCCGGCTTCGGCATCGAGATCAAGGACACGGAAACCGTCTGA
- a CDS encoding DUF1045 domain-containing protein, producing MPTRYAIYYAPAPDTALWRFGSDVLGYDAATGEDVPQWVPEGFTPQAWAAATADPRKYGFHATLKAPFALAAPYGEDALLAALERFAAGRTAVDLGPCGVHEIASSQGGGFLALTPVEAPSALAALERAILEGFEPFRAPLTPEDRARRNPERLSPRQRDYLDTWGYPLVLEEFRFHMSLTGRIEDTAPAAARLQARAEAAGAAGPVRLDRLALFRQEDGQRFRVLATAWLR from the coding sequence ATGCCCACACGCTATGCCATCTACTACGCTCCCGCCCCCGACACCGCGCTGTGGCGCTTCGGCTCGGACGTGCTCGGCTATGACGCCGCGACCGGCGAAGACGTGCCGCAATGGGTGCCGGAGGGCTTCACCCCGCAGGCCTGGGCGGCTGCGACGGCCGATCCGCGCAAATACGGCTTCCATGCCACGCTGAAGGCGCCGTTTGCGCTGGCCGCGCCGTACGGGGAGGACGCCCTGCTCGCCGCGCTGGAGCGCTTCGCCGCCGGCCGGACCGCGGTCGACCTCGGGCCCTGCGGCGTGCACGAGATCGCCTCCTCCCAGGGCGGCGGCTTCCTGGCCCTGACCCCGGTCGAGGCGCCGTCGGCGCTGGCGGCGCTGGAACGCGCCATCCTCGAAGGCTTCGAGCCGTTCCGCGCCCCGCTCACGCCCGAGGACCGGGCGCGGCGCAACCCGGAGCGGCTGAGCCCGCGCCAGCGCGACTATCTCGACACGTGGGGCTATCCCCTGGTGCTGGAGGAGTTCCGCTTTCACATGTCGCTGACCGGACGGATCGAGGACACGGCGCCCGCTGCGGCGCGGCTGCAGGCCAGGGCCGAGGCGGCCGGCGCGGCCGGGCCGGTGCGGCTCGACCGGCTGGCGCTGTTCCGCCAGGAGGATGGCCAGCGCTTCCGCGTCCTAGCCACGGCGTGGCTGCGCTGA
- a CDS encoding hydantoinase/oxoprolinase family protein, translating to MGLRFAVDTGGTFTDLVVADEDGTLGLHKASTTPADPVAGVIDSLRNAAAAAGEPLEAYLARGEILVHGTTHAINAIVTGNTARTAFLTSEGHPDTLVFREGGRMEPFNFTVPYTEPYVPKALTFEVPERITVDGAVRKPLDEAAVVAVLERLRHAEVEAIGVCLLWSIVNPAHELAVGRLIEEHLPGVPYTLSHRINPSIREYRRASSTVIDASLKPVMGAYMRGLEQRLRAAGFGGRVLVVTSQGGVMDAAGVAEAPVHLINSGPSMAPVAARAYGAGEAIETLIVGDTGGTTFDVSLVRRGRVPRSRETWLGQPFRSHMTGMPSVDVRSIGAGGGSIAWVDAGGLLHVGPKSAGAVPGPVCYRRGGTRPTVTDAALVLGFIDPDFFLGGRMALDRDGAVEAIRRDVAEPLGRSVEAAAAAIMELATEHMVQAIMDITVNQGIDPTQAAFVAGGGAAGLNCTAIGRRLGCRRVIVPETGAALAAAGALISDLTAHVQAMAHVESAAFDRERINGVLARLEEACAAFAAGPGAGARSVTIDWSAEARYTDQAWEIEVPLRRSRFETAADLEALVADFHRTHQEIFAVSDPSAPIEAVSWNAEVRCRIGSPEPGRLTPKQDSAKLAPRRVRFTGTDWLEVDVWRFEALPAGTRIIGPAIVESDFTSIVIDPGANALRDASGTLIIDFAA from the coding sequence ATGGGTCTTCGTTTCGCCGTCGACACCGGCGGCACCTTCACGGATCTGGTTGTCGCGGACGAGGACGGCACGCTCGGCCTGCACAAGGCCTCGACCACGCCGGCCGATCCGGTCGCGGGCGTGATCGACAGCCTGCGCAACGCCGCCGCGGCGGCCGGCGAGCCGCTGGAGGCCTATCTCGCCCGCGGCGAGATCCTGGTGCACGGCACCACCCACGCCATCAACGCCATCGTCACCGGCAACACCGCACGGACCGCCTTCCTCACCTCGGAGGGCCATCCCGACACGCTGGTGTTCCGCGAGGGCGGCCGGATGGAGCCGTTCAACTTCACCGTCCCCTATACCGAGCCCTATGTGCCCAAGGCGCTCACCTTCGAGGTGCCGGAGCGCATCACCGTCGACGGCGCGGTGCGCAAGCCGCTCGACGAGGCGGCGGTCGTCGCCGTCCTCGAGCGGCTGCGCCACGCGGAGGTCGAGGCGATCGGCGTCTGCCTGCTCTGGTCGATCGTCAACCCCGCGCACGAGCTCGCTGTCGGCCGGCTGATCGAGGAGCACCTGCCCGGCGTGCCCTACACGCTGTCGCACCGGATCAATCCGTCGATCCGGGAATATCGCCGCGCCTCCTCCACGGTGATCGACGCCTCGCTGAAGCCGGTGATGGGCGCCTATATGCGCGGGCTGGAGCAGCGCCTGCGCGCCGCAGGCTTCGGCGGGCGCGTGCTGGTGGTCACCTCCCAGGGCGGCGTGATGGACGCGGCCGGGGTGGCGGAGGCGCCGGTGCACCTGATCAATTCCGGGCCGAGCATGGCGCCGGTGGCGGCCAGGGCCTATGGCGCGGGCGAGGCGATCGAGACGCTGATCGTCGGCGACACCGGCGGCACCACCTTCGACGTCTCGCTGGTGCGGCGCGGGCGCGTGCCGCGCAGCCGCGAGACCTGGCTCGGCCAGCCCTTCCGCAGCCACATGACCGGCATGCCTTCGGTGGACGTCAGGAGCATCGGCGCCGGCGGCGGCTCGATCGCCTGGGTCGATGCCGGCGGCCTGCTGCATGTCGGGCCCAAGAGCGCCGGCGCCGTGCCGGGGCCGGTATGCTACCGGCGCGGCGGCACGCGGCCGACCGTCACCGACGCCGCCCTGGTGCTCGGCTTCATCGACCCCGACTTCTTCCTCGGCGGCCGCATGGCGCTCGACCGCGACGGCGCGGTCGAGGCGATCCGCCGCGACGTGGCCGAGCCGCTCGGCAGGAGCGTCGAGGCCGCGGCCGCCGCCATCATGGAGCTCGCCACCGAGCACATGGTGCAGGCGATCATGGACATCACCGTCAACCAGGGCATCGACCCCACCCAGGCCGCCTTCGTCGCCGGCGGCGGCGCGGCCGGGCTCAACTGCACAGCCATCGGCCGGCGGCTCGGCTGCCGGCGGGTGATCGTGCCGGAGACCGGCGCGGCGCTCGCCGCCGCCGGCGCGCTGATCTCAGACCTCACCGCCCATGTCCAGGCCATGGCCCATGTCGAGAGCGCCGCCTTCGACCGCGAGCGCATCAACGGCGTGCTGGCGCGGCTGGAGGAGGCCTGCGCCGCCTTTGCCGCCGGACCGGGCGCCGGGGCCCGCTCGGTGACGATCGACTGGTCCGCCGAGGCCCGCTACACCGACCAGGCCTGGGAGATCGAGGTGCCGCTGCGGCGCTCGCGCTTCGAGACGGCGGCCGACCTCGAGGCGCTGGTGGCGGATTTCCACCGCACCCACCAGGAGATCTTCGCGGTCAGCGACCCCTCGGCGCCGATCGAGGCGGTGAGCTGGAACGCCGAGGTGCGCTGCCGCATCGGCTCGCCCGAGCCCGGGCGCCTCACGCCGAAGCAGGACTCGGCGAAGCTCGCGCCGCGCCGGGTGCGCTTCACCGGCACGGACTGGCTGGAGGTCGACGTCTGGCGCTTCGAGGCCCTGCCGGCGGGAACGCGCATCATCGGGCCGGCGATCGTCGAATCCGATTTCACCTCGATCGTCATCGACCCCGGCGCCAATGCCCTGCGCGATGCGTCCGGGACCCTGATCATCGACTTCGCCGCTTGA
- a CDS encoding nickel/cobalt transporter: protein MLVQGARPGLALLLALLCLAAFAGHALAQTPIPFGVGRPDAPIAAPSNAFVVWVMTEQSRFYKLLSAAIRAWKENGTAAWMLMGLSLAYGVFHAAGPGHGKAVISAYLFASGETLKKGIMLSFAAALVQALSAIVLVTILAMVLGATAQAMDDVALTLERASYALMVGVGLWLLWRKGRGLWALLGQRLGWAGPDLAHVHDAECGHVHAPIPDARQPWSLRSAAGTVFAIGVRPCTGAIIVLVFALAQGVFIAGIASTFAMALGTAVTVSLIATLAVTAKGAAVRLAAPGSFGAALALRSLEVFAALAVLAFGLTLLTGLVALPGG from the coding sequence TTGCTGGTCCAAGGCGCGCGGCCCGGCCTCGCGCTCCTCCTCGCCCTTCTCTGCCTGGCCGCCTTCGCCGGCCACGCGCTGGCGCAGACGCCGATCCCCTTCGGCGTCGGGCGGCCGGATGCGCCGATCGCCGCCCCGTCCAACGCCTTCGTCGTCTGGGTGATGACCGAGCAGAGCCGGTTCTACAAGCTGCTCTCGGCCGCGATCCGCGCCTGGAAGGAGAACGGCACGGCCGCCTGGATGCTGATGGGGCTGAGCCTGGCCTATGGCGTCTTCCACGCCGCCGGCCCCGGCCACGGCAAGGCGGTGATCTCGGCCTATCTCTTCGCCAGCGGCGAGACGCTGAAGAAGGGCATCATGCTCTCCTTCGCCGCGGCACTGGTGCAGGCCCTCTCGGCGATTGTGCTCGTCACCATTCTCGCCATGGTGCTGGGCGCCACGGCGCAGGCGATGGACGACGTGGCCCTGACGCTGGAACGCGCCTCCTATGCGCTGATGGTGGGCGTGGGGCTCTGGCTGCTATGGCGCAAGGGCCGCGGCCTCTGGGCACTGCTCGGCCAGCGCCTCGGCTGGGCCGGCCCGGACCTCGCCCATGTCCACGACGCCGAGTGCGGCCATGTCCATGCGCCGATCCCCGATGCGCGCCAGCCCTGGTCGCTGCGCAGCGCGGCCGGCACGGTGTTCGCCATCGGCGTCAGGCCCTGCACCGGCGCCATCATCGTCCTGGTGTTCGCGCTGGCCCAGGGCGTGTTCATCGCCGGCATCGCCTCGACCTTCGCCATGGCGCTCGGCACGGCCGTGACGGTGTCGCTGATCGCGACCCTGGCCGTGACCGCCAAGGGCGCCGCGGTGCGGCTGGCGGCGCCCGGCAGCTTCGGCGCCGCCCTGGCGCTGCGCTCGCTCGAGGTGTTCGCGGCGCTGGCCGTGCTCGCCTTCGGCCTCACGCTGCTCACCGGCCTGGTGGCATTGCCGGGAGGGTGA
- a CDS encoding anti-sigma factor family protein has protein sequence MTAPRIPDATFNAYVDGRLNARAERETKAILDKDPAGSARAANWRRQAESLRAALNPVADEPLPLSILLKLRASTAKSRWHGAEWLIGMAFALGLCCGVALGAWLAHASL, from the coding sequence GTGACCGCGCCGCGCATCCCCGACGCGACGTTCAACGCCTATGTCGACGGGCGGCTGAATGCCCGTGCCGAGCGCGAGACCAAGGCGATCCTGGACAAGGACCCGGCGGGCAGCGCCCGCGCCGCCAATTGGCGGCGGCAGGCCGAGTCGCTGCGGGCCGCCCTCAACCCGGTGGCGGACGAGCCCCTGCCGCTTTCGATCCTGCTGAAGCTCAGGGCCAGCACGGCGAAGAGCCGTTGGCACGGGGCCGAGTGGCTTATCGGCATGGCCTTTGCGCTCGGCCTGTGCTGCGGCGTCGCGCTCGGCGCCTGGCTGGCCCACGCTTCACTATAG
- a CDS encoding DUF1007 family protein, producing MRALLPALMLIGLATAANAHPHVFVTSRTEIVYQTDGRLAGVRQIWTFDDMFSAFATQGLDANGDGKLTREELQPLAQTNVDSLKDFQYFTFAKLGGKQLLFKPPQDYWLDFTDKLLTLHFYLPLSSPQTQGKKPLSVEVYDPTYYVDFEMADKDPASISGGPACALNVVRPQQLTADQQAQALALDQADFSAANPTFGAQFANHILVNCP from the coding sequence ATGCGCGCCCTGCTCCCGGCCCTGATGCTGATCGGCCTCGCCACCGCGGCGAACGCGCACCCTCACGTCTTCGTCACCTCCCGCACGGAGATCGTCTATCAGACCGACGGACGCCTGGCCGGCGTGCGCCAGATCTGGACCTTCGACGACATGTTCTCGGCCTTCGCCACCCAGGGCCTCGACGCCAATGGCGACGGCAAGCTGACGCGCGAGGAGCTGCAGCCGCTGGCGCAGACCAATGTCGATTCGCTCAAGGATTTCCAGTACTTCACCTTCGCCAAGCTCGGCGGTAAGCAGCTCCTGTTCAAGCCGCCGCAGGACTATTGGCTCGACTTCACCGACAAGCTGCTCACGCTGCACTTCTATCTGCCGCTGAGCTCGCCGCAGACGCAGGGGAAGAAGCCGCTCTCGGTCGAGGTCTACGATCCCACCTACTATGTCGACTTCGAGATGGCCGACAAGGATCCCGCCAGCATCAGCGGCGGCCCGGCCTGCGCCCTCAACGTGGTGCGCCCGCAGCAGCTGACGGCGGATCAGCAGGCGCAGGCCCTGGCGCTCGACCAGGCCGACTTCAGCGCCGCGAACCCGACCTTCGGGGCCCAGTTCGCCAACCATATCCTGGTCAATTGTCCGTGA